One region of Arvicola amphibius chromosome 3, mArvAmp1.2, whole genome shotgun sequence genomic DNA includes:
- the Jam3 gene encoding junctional adhesion molecule C isoform X2 gives MALSRRLGLRLCARLPDFFLLLLFRGCLIEAVTLKSSNRNPVVHEFESVELSCIITESQTNDPRIEWKKIQGGHTTYVYFDNKVQGDLAGRADVFGKSSLRIWNVTRLDSAIYRCEVVALNDRKDVDEITIELIVQVKPVTPVCRVPKAVPVGKMATLQCQESEGYPRPHYSWYRNDVPLPTDSRANPRFHNSSFRVNSETGTLVFSAVHKDDSGQYYCIASNDAGASRCEGQDMEVYDLNIAGIIGGVLVVLIVLALITMGICCAYRRGCFINNKQDGESYKSPGKHDGVNYIRTNEEGDFRHKSSFVI, from the exons GCTGCTTGATAGAGGCAGTGACTCTGAAGTCCAGCAACCGAAACCCAGTGGTACATGAATTTGAAA GTGTGGAATTGTCTTGTATCATTACGGAATCACAGACAAATGACCCTAGGATTGAATGGAAGAAAATCCAGGGTGGTCATACCACATATGTGTATTTCGACAACAAGGTTCAAG GGGACCTGGCAGGTCGTGCAGATGTGTTTGGAAAATCTTCATTGAGGATCTGGAATGTGACACGCTTGGACTCAGCCATCTATCGCTGTGAGGTCGTTGCTCTAAATGACCGAAAAGACGTCGATGAGATTACCATTGAGTTAATTGTGCAAG TGAAGCCTGTGACCCCTGTCTGCAGAGTACCAAAGGCGGTGCCTGTAGGCAAGATGGCGACACTGCAGTGCCAGGAGAGCGAGGGCTATCCCCGCCCTCACTACAGCTGGTACCGCAACGATGTGCCACTGCCCACAGACTCCAGAGCCAACCCCAGGTTCCACAACTCCTCGTTCCGTGTGAACTCCGAGACGGGCACTCTG GTTTTCAGTGCTGTCCACAAGGACGACTCTGGGCAGTACTACTGCATTGCTTCCAATGACGCAGGCGCATCCAGGTGTGAGGGGCAGGACATGGAAGTCT ATGATCTGAACATTGCTGGGATTATTGGGGGAGTCCTGGTTGTCCTTATTGTTCTTGCTCTGATCACGATGGGCATCTGCTGTGCATACAGACGTGGCTGCTTCATCAACAATAAACAAGATGGAGAAAG TTATAAGAGCCCAGGGAAGCACGATGGAGTTAACTACATTCGGACAAATGAAGAG GGTGACTTCAGACACAAATCGTCCTTTGTCATCTGA